One window of the Gemmatimonas sp. UBA7669 genome contains the following:
- a CDS encoding A24 family peptidase codes for MVLTFSLVLIALLGAAVVSDLRARRIANALNLLVLVLGLTQAVMFGGGAGGLWHAALGVLTGLAIWFPMFALRLIGAGDAKLMAASSAWLGWQGAITASLVTGAAGGVLGAYWLLRRYGMGRAAHALGLALRDPTQLRMQPFEARERVPYAMAVAVGVLVAWWSVAGENIRRALT; via the coding sequence ATGGTGCTGACGTTCAGCCTCGTGCTGATCGCGCTCCTCGGAGCTGCCGTCGTCAGTGACCTCAGGGCCCGGCGTATTGCCAATGCCCTCAACCTGTTGGTTCTGGTGCTGGGTCTGACGCAGGCCGTCATGTTCGGCGGTGGCGCCGGAGGCTTGTGGCACGCGGCATTGGGTGTGCTGACGGGTCTCGCGATCTGGTTCCCCATGTTTGCACTGCGCCTCATCGGAGCGGGAGACGCGAAACTCATGGCGGCATCTTCAGCGTGGCTTGGGTGGCAGGGTGCGATCACCGCTTCGCTTGTCACCGGTGCAGCCGGCGGTGTGCTGGGTGCGTATTGGCTGCTGCGCCGCTATGGAATGGGCCGCGCTGCGCATGCCCTGGGTCTCGCGCTGCGCGATCCCACGCAACTGCGCATGCAGCCATTCGAGGCCAGGGAACGTGTGCCTTACGCCATGGCCGTGGCTGTTGGTGTGCTGGTGGCCTGGTGGAGCGTCGCGGGTGAGAATATCCGGAGGGCGCTGACGTGA
- a CDS encoding TadE/TadG family type IV pilus assembly protein produces the protein MKHARLNSVWRRWRREDDGGAIVEFVVVLPVLLFLMFGIVDFSRAFAQRNNLVSAVREGGRFGATLEFPCAAETAIEDRVISYFTSVGDSVPARSDIAVTFTGTCPDAVTNITVAITNYPFKPLLLPLPANAINLKARAVYRWERSP, from the coding sequence GTGAAACACGCGCGTCTCAACTCCGTCTGGCGCCGCTGGCGCCGTGAGGATGATGGCGGCGCCATCGTCGAGTTCGTGGTGGTGCTCCCGGTGCTCCTGTTTCTGATGTTCGGGATCGTGGACTTCAGTCGTGCGTTTGCGCAGCGCAACAATCTGGTGTCGGCGGTGCGCGAGGGTGGGCGCTTTGGCGCGACGCTGGAGTTTCCCTGCGCTGCGGAGACCGCCATCGAAGACCGTGTGATCAGCTACTTCACTTCTGTTGGTGATTCGGTCCCGGCACGAAGTGATATCGCGGTCACGTTTACGGGGACCTGCCCGGATGCCGTCACCAACATCACGGTGGCCATCACCAATTATCCGTTCAAGCCCCTGCTGCTTCCCCTCCCGGCCAACGCCATCAACCTGAAGGCGCGGGCTGTGTATCGCTGGGAGCGTTCGCCGTGA
- the cpaB gene encoding Flp pilus assembly protein CpaB, whose product MFGDRRYRFVLYIALMVAGLATFGVYRVIDGMRASSRIATQNVVVAAADIPEGQALTQVDLAVVQLPVAAVPAGSYGAPTDVVGRVSRIPIFKGEAIVPGRLAPEGTAGGLEVKILPGKRAMSVRIDDVAGLSGMVQPNSRVDVMLTTRDAVAGGQISKLFMSNMRVLSVGAQVTRGEDGRPINAPTATLEVTPEEAERLALATREGSIQLVLRGYGDPDSIKTTGAVKGDLLTQVAVPAAPQLPEKRPAPRRSTPVPAPQPAPQPTTITVPPKTDSVVVKVYRGDQLSQLKFEQARDSARRDSIRRAQRDTLR is encoded by the coding sequence ATGTTCGGTGACCGCCGATATCGATTTGTGCTGTACATCGCGCTGATGGTGGCCGGTCTGGCCACCTTCGGCGTGTATCGTGTCATCGACGGCATGCGCGCGAGCAGTCGCATTGCCACGCAGAATGTCGTCGTGGCAGCGGCAGACATCCCCGAAGGCCAGGCCCTCACGCAGGTGGACCTGGCCGTCGTGCAATTGCCGGTGGCTGCGGTGCCGGCCGGGTCGTACGGCGCGCCGACGGACGTGGTGGGACGCGTCTCACGTATCCCCATCTTCAAGGGCGAAGCCATCGTGCCGGGCCGTCTGGCGCCCGAGGGCACTGCGGGTGGCCTCGAGGTCAAGATCCTGCCCGGCAAGCGCGCCATGTCGGTGCGCATCGATGACGTCGCGGGCTTGTCCGGCATGGTACAGCCCAACTCGCGCGTGGACGTCATGCTCACCACACGCGATGCCGTGGCGGGTGGTCAAATCTCCAAGCTGTTCATGAGCAACATGCGCGTGCTGTCGGTGGGTGCGCAGGTCACGCGCGGCGAAGATGGCCGCCCCATCAACGCGCCCACCGCCACGCTTGAAGTCACGCCGGAGGAAGCCGAGCGACTCGCACTGGCCACGCGCGAAGGCAGCATCCAGTTGGTGCTGCGTGGTTACGGGGACCCCGACTCCATCAAGACGACGGGCGCCGTGAAGGGCGATCTGCTCACGCAGGTGGCCGTGCCCGCGGCGCCGCAGCTACCGGAGAAGCGACCGGCGCCGCGTCGCAGCACGCCGGTGCCCGCTCCGCAGCCCGCGCCGCAGCCCACCACGATTACCGTGCCGCCCAAGACGGACTCGGTGGTGGTGAAGGTCTATCGCGGCGATCAGTTGTCGCAGCTCAAGTTCGAACAGGCGCGTGACAGCGCCCGACGTGATTCCATCCGTCGCGCGCAGCGCGACACGCTTCGCTGA
- a CDS encoding type II and III secretion system protein family protein, with protein sequence MRFPSRTIAALLCGLAVSATLAPAHAAAQTVVQPTNVEVVSLSIGRAIPIDLPNPVTQVNVTNPAVADIVVISERSVVLNAKALGETDILLSGPALGRRHLRVTVNQAVEQRQIALGIKFAEVRRDALYELGVSGAYQAKSGNVDAGTGILAPGASTATSAIRFAGSFFNFGTQDITAFIDAQEQMGRARSLAEPTLIAGNKDSATFLAGGELPVPVAQPGQGGQVFIVIQYRPFGVQLKFRGEVINDSLVKLRVAPEVSSLDFGNAVLLSGFRIPAIRTRRVETTVDVRPGESLVLSGLFNEERESVRTGIPGLMRLPIIGALFSSSRWQNNESELLVVVTPQVFDPNTPRGPRTMQFKPDSLTPAIEALRKRLPPE encoded by the coding sequence ATGCGTTTCCCCTCCCGTACCATCGCGGCCCTGTTGTGCGGATTGGCCGTGTCGGCCACGCTCGCGCCTGCACACGCTGCGGCGCAAACCGTGGTGCAACCCACGAACGTCGAAGTCGTGTCGCTGTCCATCGGGCGCGCGATCCCCATCGACCTGCCCAATCCGGTCACGCAGGTCAACGTCACCAATCCGGCGGTGGCGGACATCGTGGTCATCAGCGAGCGCAGCGTAGTGCTCAATGCCAAGGCCCTGGGCGAGACCGATATTCTGCTTTCAGGGCCGGCACTCGGCCGCCGTCACCTGCGCGTCACGGTCAATCAGGCGGTCGAGCAGCGCCAAATCGCGCTCGGCATCAAGTTCGCCGAGGTCCGGCGCGACGCGCTGTACGAACTCGGCGTGTCCGGCGCATATCAGGCGAAGAGTGGCAATGTGGATGCGGGGACCGGCATTCTCGCGCCGGGGGCGTCCACCGCGACCAGTGCCATTCGCTTCGCGGGTTCGTTCTTCAACTTCGGCACCCAGGACATCACCGCCTTTATTGACGCGCAGGAGCAGATGGGCCGCGCGCGTTCCCTCGCCGAACCCACGCTCATTGCCGGCAACAAGGACTCCGCCACCTTCCTTGCTGGTGGCGAACTGCCGGTGCCGGTGGCGCAGCCCGGGCAGGGCGGGCAGGTCTTCATCGTCATTCAGTACCGACCCTTTGGCGTGCAACTCAAGTTCCGCGGCGAAGTCATCAACGATTCACTCGTCAAGCTGCGTGTGGCCCCCGAAGTGTCGAGTCTCGACTTCGGCAACGCCGTGCTGCTTTCGGGCTTCCGCATTCCGGCCATTCGCACACGTCGCGTCGAAACAACAGTGGACGTCAGGCCCGGCGAAAGTCTCGTGCTGTCAGGCCTCTTCAACGAGGAACGCGAGAGCGTGCGCACCGGCATTCCCGGCTTGATGCGTTTGCCCATCATCGGCGCCCTCTTCTCCAGCTCGCGCTGGCAGAACAACGAATCGGAGTTGCTGGTGGTGGTAACGCCGCAGGTGTTTGACCCCAACACACCGCGCGGGCCGCGCACCATGCAGTTCAAGCCGGACAGTCTCACGCCAGCCATCGAGGCCTTGCGGAAGCGACTGCCGCCCGAGTGA
- a CDS encoding AAA family ATPase: MRRALILQGALGPLTPLYPVFTGAGFARPEETDRVDVLPELVERGDVDLLVVPLEGAAPATLDLIEDLLRQRDGLVAIGTAPEASSDVILAAFRRGFSEFIVSPATPSDLSGALARLEAKWARAPKGGHITAVYSPAGGAGVTTIAVNLAHALSVRKPPGRVAVADLVVGLGDVSTHLNLSPTYDLGELVRKLDRADSESLHSITVSVQEGFDALTGTDDIEIGEDVTADAVMRIMDLMRSTYSYTVLDVEHTVSPRTIAALDGADRILLVFQVTVAGLRKAKRALAMFEQLEFAKEKIVLVANRVGTSDVMAWPDVAKALGRSVDFRLPNSFQLVADAQTRGVPIALAGMNGGSAQALIEAYQLLAIRIMGQKGFTPSAGASIVTTNGTGSGFGRLLSKLRK; this comes from the coding sequence ATGCGTCGTGCGCTGATCCTCCAGGGGGCCCTCGGCCCTCTCACGCCTCTCTACCCCGTGTTCACCGGGGCGGGCTTCGCCCGTCCGGAGGAAACGGACCGGGTGGACGTGCTCCCTGAGCTCGTTGAGCGCGGTGACGTGGACTTGCTGGTGGTGCCACTGGAGGGCGCAGCCCCCGCCACCCTCGATCTCATTGAAGACCTGCTGCGGCAGCGCGACGGCCTGGTGGCAATTGGCACCGCGCCCGAAGCCAGCAGCGACGTCATCCTCGCCGCATTCCGCCGCGGCTTCAGTGAGTTCATCGTCTCACCAGCCACGCCCAGTGACCTGTCCGGCGCGCTGGCGCGTCTCGAAGCCAAGTGGGCACGCGCCCCCAAGGGCGGGCATATCACCGCCGTGTACAGCCCGGCAGGCGGTGCCGGCGTCACAACCATTGCGGTCAACCTCGCGCACGCGCTGTCGGTTCGTAAACCGCCGGGCCGGGTGGCCGTGGCCGACCTTGTCGTTGGGCTCGGCGACGTCTCGACGCACCTCAATCTCTCGCCCACCTACGATCTGGGCGAACTGGTGCGCAAACTCGACCGCGCCGATAGCGAGTCGCTGCATTCCATCACCGTGAGCGTGCAGGAAGGCTTTGATGCCCTCACGGGCACCGACGACATCGAAATCGGTGAGGACGTAACCGCCGACGCGGTCATGCGCATCATGGACCTCATGCGCAGCACCTACTCCTACACCGTGCTCGATGTGGAACACACGGTCTCGCCGCGCACCATTGCCGCACTCGACGGCGCAGATCGCATTCTGCTGGTCTTCCAGGTCACGGTGGCGGGGCTGCGCAAGGCCAAGCGCGCGCTGGCCATGTTCGAACAGCTCGAGTTTGCCAAGGAAAAGATCGTGCTCGTGGCCAATCGGGTGGGGACCAGTGACGTCATGGCCTGGCCCGACGTGGCCAAGGCGCTTGGGCGCTCGGTGGATTTTCGTTTGCCGAACAGTTTTCAGCTGGTGGCCGATGCACAGACCCGTGGTGTGCCCATTGCGTTGGCCGGCATGAACGGCGGATCGGCGCAGGCCCTCATTGAGGCCTATCAGTTGCTGGCCATCCGCATCATGGGGCAGAAGGGCTTCACGCCCTCGGCCGGCGCGTCCATCGTCACCACCAACGGCACAGGCTCCGGCTTCGGCCGCCTGTTGTCCAAGCTGCGGAAGTAA
- a CDS encoding CpaF family protein yields the protein MAQERSLRERLLGRKPATPEGNGNAASAPGADPHTPIDPLHGLPQPEQKAEGDSRGELSPVDLLKRDLHQKLVDRLDLAALEKIRDEAVLTQQIRTAVLEFLRIEQAPLSAAERDEVVEQIVWEVTGLGPIEPLTRDGTISDILVNGPKSVYVERRGRLEKTGVTFRDNAHLLTIIDRIVSKVGRRVDESQPMVDARLTDGSRVNAIIPPLAIDGPVLSIRRFGASIGPRRLLELGAMSPAMLRLLAACVVARLNILVSGGTGAGKTTILNALSSFIPGSERLVTIEDAAELRLQQSHVVRLETRPPNTEGRGEVSARDLVKNALRMRPDRIIIGEVRSGEALDMLQAMNTGHEGSLTTIHANSARDALARLETMVLFAGTALPTRAIREQMASALNVIVQVSRMTDGTRRITSITEVSTMESDVITTQEIFRFRRLGVADDGTVLGNFEATGVRPLFMDQILARGINLPHETFAFGSSAPAAPMLEAGLDVGLVGKAVES from the coding sequence ATGGCTCAGGAACGCTCGCTCCGCGAACGCCTGCTGGGTCGCAAGCCGGCCACGCCAGAGGGCAACGGCAACGCCGCTTCGGCGCCGGGTGCCGACCCGCATACGCCCATCGACCCCCTGCATGGTCTGCCGCAGCCCGAGCAGAAGGCCGAGGGCGACTCGCGCGGTGAACTCTCGCCGGTGGACCTGCTCAAGCGCGATCTCCACCAGAAGCTGGTCGATCGTCTCGATCTTGCAGCGCTCGAAAAGATTCGCGACGAGGCCGTGCTCACGCAGCAGATCCGCACGGCGGTGCTGGAGTTCCTGCGCATTGAGCAGGCACCGCTTTCGGCCGCCGAGCGCGATGAAGTGGTGGAGCAGATCGTGTGGGAGGTCACGGGCCTCGGGCCCATCGAACCGCTCACGCGTGACGGGACCATCTCCGACATTCTCGTCAACGGTCCCAAGTCGGTGTACGTGGAGCGCCGCGGCCGTCTCGAAAAGACGGGCGTCACGTTCCGCGACAACGCGCACCTGCTCACCATCATCGATCGCATCGTCAGCAAGGTCGGGCGGCGCGTTGACGAATCGCAGCCCATGGTGGACGCGCGTCTCACCGACGGCTCGCGTGTCAACGCCATCATCCCGCCACTGGCCATCGACGGGCCGGTGCTGTCCATCCGCCGCTTCGGCGCATCCATCGGGCCGCGTCGCCTGCTCGAACTGGGTGCCATGTCGCCGGCCATGCTGCGACTCTTGGCCGCCTGTGTGGTGGCCCGCCTCAACATCCTCGTATCGGGTGGTACGGGCGCGGGCAAAACCACCATCCTCAATGCGCTGTCCAGTTTCATACCTGGCAGCGAACGTCTGGTGACCATCGAAGACGCGGCCGAATTGCGCTTGCAGCAGTCGCACGTGGTGCGTCTCGAAACCCGTCCGCCCAACACCGAAGGGCGCGGCGAAGTGAGTGCGCGTGATCTCGTCAAGAACGCGCTGCGCATGCGTCCCGACCGCATCATCATTGGTGAGGTGCGATCGGGCGAAGCGCTCGACATGCTGCAGGCCATGAACACCGGTCACGAAGGTTCGCTCACCACCATCCACGCCAACTCGGCGCGCGATGCATTGGCGCGCCTCGAAACCATGGTGCTCTTTGCCGGAACGGCGCTGCCCACACGCGCCATTCGCGAGCAGATGGCCTCGGCGCTCAATGTCATCGTGCAGGTGTCGCGCATGACCGATGGAACGCGCCGCATCACCAGCATCACCGAAGTTTCCACCATGGAAAGCGACGTCATCACCACGCAGGAGATCTTCCGCTTCCGGCGGCTTGGTGTGGCCGACGACGGTACCGTGCTGGGCAACTTCGAAGCCACCGGCGTGCGACCGCTGTTCATGGACCAGATTCTGGCGCGTGGCATCAATCTGCCGCACGAAACGTTCGCCTTCGGCTCCAGCGCGCCCGCCGCGCCAATGCTGGAGGCGGGCCTTGATGTGGGACTGGTGGGCAAGGCGGTCGAGTCATGA
- a CDS encoding type II secretion system F family protein: MTALVLTLVFLGAMLLVVGTFVFINRRRLAAADAARIRVGDTGGILRGEVPLSILRDDRVSDVKALDTLLSGKDITVRLERELAHAGSRQKPGEFLLFTLLSAMIGLTLAQFVFGGIASVVGVLLGAPIPWLMLRRRQGIRRRQFENAFPDALDLMTNALRAGYSLQAAMEFVGRESQAPLRQEFLRFYDEQRLGVDVRTALLAMQERIGTEEARLFVTSLIIQRETGGNLVELLTNISNLIRERLEFQANLATLTAEPKMSARVLAAMPFVMFFAIYAINAQYMQPLFVDPVGKLLVVYAVVSVIVGYIIMDRIASIDL, translated from the coding sequence ATGACCGCGCTTGTTCTCACCCTGGTGTTCCTCGGTGCCATGTTGCTGGTGGTGGGCACCTTCGTGTTCATCAATCGGCGCCGCCTGGCGGCCGCAGACGCTGCACGCATTCGCGTGGGAGACACCGGCGGCATTCTGCGTGGCGAAGTGCCCCTGTCCATTCTGCGCGACGACCGCGTGTCGGACGTCAAGGCGCTCGACACGCTGCTCAGCGGCAAGGACATCACGGTGCGCCTCGAGCGCGAGCTGGCACACGCCGGATCGCGTCAGAAGCCAGGCGAGTTTCTGCTGTTCACGCTGCTTTCGGCCATGATCGGCCTCACGCTGGCCCAGTTCGTCTTTGGCGGCATTGCCAGCGTGGTGGGTGTGCTGCTCGGTGCGCCCATTCCCTGGCTCATGCTGCGCCGCCGGCAGGGCATTCGCCGTCGGCAGTTCGAAAACGCCTTTCCCGATGCGCTTGATCTCATGACCAACGCGTTGCGTGCGGGCTACTCGCTGCAGGCGGCCATGGAATTTGTGGGGCGTGAGTCGCAGGCCCCGCTGCGGCAGGAGTTTCTGCGCTTCTACGACGAGCAGCGCCTTGGCGTCGATGTGCGCACCGCGCTGTTGGCCATGCAGGAGCGAATTGGCACGGAAGAGGCCAGGCTGTTCGTCACCTCGCTCATCATTCAGCGTGAGACGGGCGGCAACCTGGTGGAGCTGCTCACCAACATCAGCAACCTCATTCGTGAGCGACTCGAGTTCCAGGCCAACCTGGCGACGCTCACGGCGGAACCCAAGATGTCGGCGCGCGTGCTGGCGGCCATGCCCTTCGTGATGTTCTTTGCCATCTACGCCATCAATGCGCAGTACATGCAGCCGCTTTTTGTCGATCCGGTGGGCAAGCTCCTCGTGGTGTATGCGGTAGTCTCAGTGATCGTCGGTTACATCATCATGGACCGTATCGCGAGTATCGACCTGTGA
- a CDS encoding type II secretion system F family protein, translating into MAEIPLTLIFLVLTVIVAVSTMVYVAIAERERKETLQRVSPDLEASRLAERLLLNEDATASSRLASWLRDRMPESFVSDTSNVHKLVHAGFDGAAAPVIFSAVRIASALLMPVLSFVAAPRDNPVWLAVSVVMGLVVGVAGPQAVLDRLAAQRQERIRRSVPDALDLLVVCVEAGVSLDAAILRVARDLSNVRPELALEFAQVVRRVNAGMPRDRALLSLSQRTGVDELRTLVASMIQTERLGTSIARVLRVNSESLRLRRRQKAEKRAAEAALKMIFPLALFLLPALLAVILGPAAITVIGQLGSLSQ; encoded by the coding sequence ATGGCCGAGATCCCGCTGACCCTCATCTTCCTCGTGCTCACCGTCATTGTCGCGGTGAGTACGATGGTCTATGTGGCCATTGCGGAGCGCGAGCGAAAGGAGACACTGCAGCGTGTGTCTCCCGACCTTGAGGCGTCGCGCCTGGCCGAGCGTTTGCTGCTCAACGAAGACGCCACGGCCTCGTCGCGACTGGCGTCCTGGCTGCGCGACCGCATGCCCGAGAGTTTTGTCTCGGACACCAGCAATGTGCACAAGCTCGTGCATGCCGGGTTCGACGGGGCGGCCGCGCCGGTGATCTTTTCGGCGGTCCGCATCGCGTCGGCGTTGCTCATGCCGGTGCTGTCGTTTGTGGCCGCGCCGCGTGACAACCCCGTGTGGTTGGCGGTATCGGTGGTGATGGGGTTGGTGGTGGGTGTGGCCGGCCCGCAGGCGGTGCTCGACCGGCTGGCCGCGCAGCGTCAGGAGCGTATTCGGCGTTCGGTGCCCGATGCCCTGGACTTGTTGGTGGTGTGCGTCGAGGCGGGTGTCTCTCTCGACGCGGCCATTCTCCGTGTGGCGCGAGATCTGTCGAATGTGCGACCGGAGCTGGCGCTCGAGTTTGCGCAGGTGGTGCGGCGCGTGAATGCCGGCATGCCACGCGACCGCGCACTGCTCAGTCTGTCACAGCGTACGGGTGTGGACGAGCTGCGCACATTGGTGGCGAGCATGATTCAGACCGAGCGGCTCGGCACGTCGATTGCGCGGGTGCTGCGTGTCAACTCCGAGTCGCTGCGACTGCGTCGGCGTCAGAAGGCCGAAAAGCGTGCGGCCGAAGCGGCACTCAAGATGATCTTTCCGCTCGCGTTGTTCCTGCTGCCGGCCCTGCTGGCCGTGATTCTCGGTCCGGCGGCCATCACCGTCATCGGTCAGCTGGGGAGTCTTTCCCAATAG
- a CDS encoding pilus assembly protein TadG-related protein translates to MWTRARRLAAGWRSNTGRSKTRRERRGATLVFVAVFALALVGVAAFAIDASRLYVGTNELQTGADAAALRAARFMQTAAGADPTATAVAFAPSNEALGSSMQLSADDLTPILYNPTNSSFTPTTWALANAVEVRGSRAGTLLFGRLLTNVMPAPRRRSVAWVANVTRVSCPAPLGFPMEALNNRLYGTLGDNSVRTDLYATLLAKQGTPLNITMVLYPSGATEPKSSPTGAWDFKAIDNTEGPGGNGMNGYADQLAGVSCNANGTTAIDSTEVFKGQGKGSVDQKTWRAAHNNQGGPNNGQTFCEAGHSPVCYPKLSGGLGDAGVVRDVSWIGAVSGGSASVRTLGGFKVMCVFEGKKGNGKNKGEDCPWYDSYRASVYAPPGLPEDLPQGTIVGYPVPSAPGLGAGTSLGTAPATGQRLILVR, encoded by the coding sequence ATGTGGACGCGTGCACGCAGGTTGGCAGCGGGATGGCGTTCGAACACGGGTCGATCGAAGACGCGGCGTGAGCGCCGCGGCGCCACACTCGTGTTTGTGGCGGTGTTTGCGCTGGCTCTGGTGGGTGTCGCGGCATTTGCCATCGACGCCAGTCGTCTGTACGTGGGCACCAACGAGCTCCAGACGGGGGCCGACGCGGCGGCGTTGCGGGCGGCGCGGTTCATGCAGACAGCCGCCGGTGCTGATCCAACGGCGACTGCAGTTGCTTTCGCACCCTCCAACGAGGCACTGGGGAGCAGCATGCAACTGTCGGCAGATGATCTCACTCCCATCCTGTACAATCCTACCAACAGTTCCTTCACACCCACCACGTGGGCGTTGGCTAACGCGGTGGAGGTTCGAGGCTCACGCGCGGGTACCCTGTTGTTTGGCCGCTTGCTTACCAATGTCATGCCGGCGCCGCGTCGGCGGTCGGTGGCGTGGGTAGCCAACGTAACGCGTGTAAGTTGCCCTGCTCCGTTGGGCTTCCCGATGGAGGCACTAAACAACAGGCTATACGGGACGCTTGGTGACAATTCCGTTCGCACAGATCTGTATGCCACCTTGTTGGCCAAGCAGGGCACACCACTCAACATCACGATGGTGTTGTACCCCAGTGGTGCAACCGAGCCCAAGTCCTCGCCAACTGGCGCTTGGGATTTCAAGGCCATCGACAACACCGAGGGACCGGGCGGAAACGGTATGAATGGTTATGCGGACCAACTGGCTGGCGTCAGCTGTAATGCGAACGGCACCACGGCGATCGATTCGACTGAGGTGTTCAAGGGGCAGGGGAAGGGAAGTGTTGACCAGAAGACCTGGCGGGCCGCGCACAACAATCAGGGTGGCCCGAACAACGGCCAGACCTTTTGTGAGGCCGGCCATTCGCCGGTCTGCTATCCAAAGCTGTCCGGCGGGCTTGGTGATGCCGGTGTGGTCCGCGATGTCTCGTGGATTGGCGCCGTGTCAGGTGGGTCTGCGTCCGTACGCACCCTCGGCGGCTTCAAGGTCATGTGTGTATTCGAGGGAAAGAAGGGTAACGGCAAGAACAAGGGTGAGGACTGTCCATGGTACGACAGTTATCGCGCGTCAGTCTACGCGCCGCCCGGCTTGCCTGAGGACCTTCCGCAAGGGACCATCGTTGGCTATCCCGTGCCTTCGGCTCCGGGCCTTGGTGCGGGCACTTCGCTCGGTACGGCGCCGGCAACAGGCCAACGTCTCATCCTCGTGCGGTGA